Genomic DNA from Mycobacteriales bacterium:
GCGAGGCGCTGAAGGCGGGCAGCGCCAAGATCGACATCATCAGCGGCGCGACCTACGACAGCCAGGGCTATGCGCAGTCGTTGCAGGCAGCGCTGGACGCCGGCAATGGCTGACTCGCTGACCGACGGCCGGCCCCGGCAGCGGTGGGTCGAGCACGCGATGGGCACCGTTTTCAGCATCGACCTGCGGGATCCAGGTGTGTCGCACGACGTCCTGGCGGAGGTCGTCGCCTGGTTGCACGAGGTCGACGCGACGTTCAGCACCTACCGGCCCGACAGCGCGATCAGCCGGATGGCCCGGGGAGAACTGCGGCTCGCCGACTGTCCCCCCGAGGTCGCCGAGGTGCTCGACCTGTGTGCTCGGGCCGAACGCGACACCGAGGGCTACTTCTGCGCCCGGTGGAACGGCGGCCTCGACCCGACCGGCCTGGTCAAGGGGTGGAGCGTCGAGCGCGCCCACGCGATGTTGGTGGCTGCGGGCTCGCGCGCGCACGCGATCAACGGCGGCGGGGACGTCCGCACGAACGGGCAGCCGGCACCGGGCGAGCCCTGGCGGATCGGGGTCGCGCATCCGCTCACCCCGGGCGTCTGCGTCACCGTGGTGACCGGACCTGATCTCGCCGTCGCGACTTCGGGCAACGCCGAACGCGGCGAGCACATCCTCGACCCGTTCACCGGTCGACCGGCCGACGCCCTGGCCGGACTCACCGTCGTCGGTCCC
This window encodes:
- a CDS encoding FAD:protein FMN transferase, encoding MADSLTDGRPRQRWVEHAMGTVFSIDLRDPGVSHDVLAEVVAWLHEVDATFSTYRPDSAISRMARGELRLADCPPEVAEVLDLCARAERDTEGYFCARWNGGLDPTGLVKGWSVERAHAMLVAAGSRAHAINGGGDVRTNGQPAPGEPWRIGVAHPLTPGVCVTVVTGPDLAVATSGNAERGEHILDPFTGRPADALAGLTVVGPDLALADAYATGGVAMGRHAVDLIAGIDGYEAFAVTRHGRLCWTPGYPEVGAIPPLTAVG